The proteins below come from a single Parageobacillus toebii NBRC 107807 genomic window:
- a CDS encoding YslB family protein, translating into MKLPSLEEQYKALENIHISAFGSELIRQILLPELLGKETASILYWAGKSLARHYPLETISDIITFFEKAGWGTLSIVEERSDELHVELTGPIIAARFALHENCTFQLEAGFLAQQIEHQKRRVAEAFEQQKKRANKVLITIKWDRKDEINS; encoded by the coding sequence GTGAAACTACCATCGCTAGAAGAACAATATAAAGCATTAGAAAACATTCATATTTCCGCATTTGGCTCTGAACTGATTCGGCAAATTCTTCTTCCTGAATTGCTCGGAAAAGAAACAGCAAGCATTTTATACTGGGCTGGTAAAAGCTTGGCGCGCCATTATCCGCTAGAAACGATATCCGATATCATCACGTTTTTTGAAAAAGCTGGATGGGGAACGCTTTCCATTGTCGAAGAACGCAGCGATGAGCTTCACGTTGAGTTGACAGGTCCGATCATCGCCGCGCGATTTGCTCTTCACGAAAATTGTACATTTCAGTTGGAAGCAGGATTTCTAGCCCAACAAATTGAGCATCAAAAACGCCGCGTTGCCGAAGCGTTCGAACAACAAAAGAAACGTGCTAATAAAGTGTTAATCACCATTAAATGGGATCGCAAAGATGAAATAAATAGCTAA
- a CDS encoding aspartate kinase, giving the protein MGIIVQKFGGTSVGSIERIQHVANRVIEEAQKGNEVVVVVSAMGKTTDELVNLANQISNHPSKREMDMLLSTGEQVSIALLAMALHEKGYKAVSLTGWQAGIMTEEMHGNARIMNMDTTRIHRHLDEGAIVIVAGFQGVTETGEITTLGRGGSDTTAVALAAALKADKCDIYTDVTGVFTTDPRYVKTARKIKEISYDEMLELANLGAGVLHPRAVEFAKNYEVPLEVRSSMENERGTMVKEEVSMEQHLIVRGIAFEDQVTRVTVDGIENSLYTLPTIFTALANRGINVDIIIQSAANSETTSVSFSIRTEDLQETLQVLQSLKGANVQYETGLAKVSIVGSGMISNPGVAAQMFEALANQGIEIKMVSTSEIKISTVIDEKYMVSAVEALHEAFGLAEETVAVRS; this is encoded by the coding sequence TTGGGAATCATTGTACAAAAGTTTGGCGGAACGTCTGTTGGTTCCATCGAAAGAATTCAACATGTGGCGAATCGGGTCATTGAGGAAGCCCAAAAAGGAAATGAAGTTGTCGTTGTTGTTTCGGCAATGGGAAAAACGACTGATGAGCTTGTCAACTTAGCGAATCAAATTTCCAATCATCCTAGCAAACGGGAAATGGATATGCTTCTTTCGACAGGGGAACAAGTGAGCATCGCGCTTTTGGCAATGGCGCTTCACGAAAAAGGATATAAAGCTGTTTCATTGACAGGATGGCAAGCGGGAATTATGACGGAAGAAATGCACGGCAATGCCCGAATTATGAACATGGATACGACGAGAATCCACCGCCACCTTGATGAAGGGGCAATTGTGATCGTTGCGGGGTTTCAAGGAGTAACGGAAACAGGGGAAATCACCACGCTCGGCCGCGGCGGTTCCGATACAACAGCGGTGGCGCTAGCGGCAGCATTAAAAGCGGATAAATGCGATATTTATACAGACGTAACCGGCGTGTTTACAACAGACCCGCGTTATGTGAAAACAGCAAGAAAAATAAAAGAGATCTCCTATGATGAAATGCTTGAGTTGGCCAATTTAGGGGCAGGAGTATTGCATCCGCGCGCCGTGGAATTTGCGAAAAACTACGAAGTGCCGCTGGAAGTGCGTTCAAGCATGGAAAACGAAAGAGGAACGATGGTAAAGGAGGAAGTTTCAATGGAGCAGCATTTAATCGTACGAGGAATCGCGTTTGAAGATCAAGTAACGAGAGTAACGGTGGATGGAATCGAAAATAGTTTATATACATTGCCGACCATTTTTACGGCTCTTGCGAACCGTGGCATCAATGTAGATATTATTATTCAAAGCGCGGCAAATTCCGAAACAACGTCTGTTTCTTTTTCGATTCGCACGGAAGATCTGCAAGAAACGCTCCAAGTATTACAATCGTTAAAAGGAGCAAATGTGCAATATGAAACTGGTTTAGCAAAAGTATCGATTGTCGGCTCCGGTATGATTTCTAATCCGGGAGTAGCTGCGCAAATGTTTGAAGCGCTAGCGAATCAAGGCATTGAAATAAAAATGGTCAGCACGTCAGAAATTAAAATTTCCACGGTCATTGACGAAAAATATATGGTTTCGGCCGTCGAGGCGCTTCACGAAGCATTCGGGCTTGCCGAAGAAACCGTAGCGGTGCGCTCATAA
- the uvrC gene encoding excinuclease ABC subunit UvrC, which yields MHDHLKEKLAVLPEQPGCYLMKDKNGTVIYVGKAKVLKNRVRSYFTGTHDGKTLRLVNEIADFEYIVTSSNIEALILEMNLIKKYDPKYNVMLKDDKSYPFIKITAEKHPRLIITRKVKKDGGKYFGPYPHVQAANETKKLLDRIYPLRKCSTMPNRVCLYYHMGQCLAPCVHPVSEQQNKEIVEQIVRFLNGGYKEVKEELAEKMMKAAEALEFERAKEYRDQIAHIEATMEKQKMTMNDFVDRDVFGYAYDKGWMCVQVFFIRQGKLIERDVSMFPMYQDPDEELLTFLGQFYTKANHFKPKEVILPADIDGELAEQLLEVKVVQPKKGKKKELVDLASKNAAIALKEKFYLIERDEERTIKAVENLGKILGIPTPHRIEAFDNSNIHGADPVSAMVVFIDGKPEKKEYRKYKVKTVEGPDDYESMREVVRRRYTRVLKEGLPLPDLIIIDGGKGHLAAVRDVLENELGLDIPLAGLAKDDKHRTSELIMGDPPQVVPLERNSQEFYLLQRIQDEVHRFAVAFHRQTRGKTMFHSVLDDIPGVGEKRKKALLKHFGSIKNMKEATVEELQKANIPRSVAEKIYKKLRE from the coding sequence ATGCATGATCACTTAAAAGAAAAATTAGCTGTGCTCCCGGAGCAGCCGGGATGTTATTTGATGAAAGATAAAAACGGTACGGTCATATACGTCGGCAAAGCAAAAGTGCTGAAAAACCGCGTGCGTTCGTATTTCACCGGAACGCATGACGGAAAAACGCTGCGGCTTGTCAACGAAATTGCCGATTTTGAATATATTGTCACTTCTTCGAACATCGAAGCGCTCATTTTGGAAATGAACTTAATTAAAAAGTACGATCCAAAATATAACGTGATGCTTAAGGATGACAAAAGCTATCCGTTTATAAAAATTACCGCGGAGAAGCATCCTCGCCTAATCATTACGCGAAAAGTGAAAAAAGACGGTGGAAAATATTTCGGGCCGTATCCGCATGTACAGGCGGCAAACGAAACGAAGAAACTGTTAGACCGCATTTATCCGTTGCGCAAATGCTCGACCATGCCGAACCGTGTTTGTTTATATTATCATATGGGACAATGTCTTGCACCGTGCGTGCATCCGGTGTCCGAACAACAAAATAAAGAAATCGTTGAACAAATCGTCCGCTTTTTAAACGGCGGGTATAAAGAAGTAAAAGAAGAGCTTGCAGAAAAGATGATGAAAGCAGCCGAAGCGCTCGAATTCGAACGGGCAAAAGAATACCGTGATCAAATTGCCCATATTGAAGCAACGATGGAAAAGCAGAAGATGACCATGAACGATTTCGTTGATCGCGATGTGTTCGGTTATGCCTATGACAAAGGATGGATGTGCGTACAAGTATTTTTCATTCGTCAAGGAAAGTTGATCGAGCGCGATGTATCGATGTTTCCGATGTATCAAGACCCAGATGAGGAATTGCTGACGTTTTTAGGACAGTTTTATACCAAAGCGAACCACTTTAAGCCGAAAGAGGTCATTTTGCCTGCTGACATTGACGGCGAACTTGCCGAGCAGCTGCTGGAAGTAAAGGTTGTTCAGCCGAAAAAAGGAAAGAAAAAAGAACTGGTTGATTTAGCAAGCAAAAATGCGGCAATTGCTTTGAAAGAAAAATTTTACTTAATTGAGCGGGATGAAGAACGAACGATCAAAGCTGTGGAAAACTTAGGAAAAATATTAGGAATTCCGACCCCGCATCGCATTGAGGCGTTTGACAATTCCAATATTCATGGCGCGGATCCTGTTTCAGCCATGGTAGTTTTTATCGATGGAAAACCGGAGAAAAAAGAGTACCGCAAATATAAAGTCAAAACCGTAGAGGGACCGGATGACTATGAATCGATGCGCGAGGTGGTAAGAAGACGTTATACTCGCGTGCTCAAAGAAGGCCTCCCACTTCCCGATTTGATTATTATTGACGGAGGAAAAGGGCATTTAGCTGCGGTAAGGGATGTGCTTGAAAACGAATTAGGACTTGATATTCCGCTCGCTGGGCTTGCCAAAGACGACAAGCATCGCACATCCGAGTTAATCATGGGGGATCCGCCGCAAGTTGTTCCATTAGAAAGAAACAGCCAAGAGTTTTATTTATTGCAGCGCATCCAAGACGAAGTGCATCGGTTTGCGGTTGCCTTTCACCGGCAAACGCGTGGAAAAACGATGTTTCATTCTGTACTAGATGACATCCCCGGCGTTGGGGAAAAGCGAAAAAAAGCGTTATTAAAGCATTTCGGATCCATTAAAAACATGAAAGAAGCAACGGTAGAAGAATTGCAAAAAGCAAACATTCCGCGCTCTGTTGCTGAAAAAATTTATAAGAAATTGCGAGAATAA
- a CDS encoding FTR1 family iron permease, translating to MEVQALLITFREALEALLIVGIITSYLKRVNHQEYTKYVWLGAGLAVLASFGVAILFQVVLTGFAAMGSEMYLKIGIMFVSAILLTQMVFWMAEHSRNMKKSIEGKMDQFITTGNVVGMVIHSFLVVLREGVETVFFFAAITHGNIGAAMKGWGAVTGIAIAAIVSYLFFKGTMRIPLKTFFKVTGAFIVLIAAGLLVQGISMLQDLNIIGSVMPHVYDLTWLLPEHPIDYEHYLRDHGVAPVFSGEVGVFLKALFGYSSMPSIEEIIAYIGYFVVIYLLVTSRNTNKKNVEQSTTVQALEPKTKKVM from the coding sequence ATGGAAGTTCAAGCGCTGTTGATTACATTTCGCGAGGCGCTCGAGGCGCTGTTGATTGTCGGAATTATTACGTCTTATTTAAAGCGCGTCAACCATCAAGAATATACGAAGTACGTTTGGCTTGGAGCAGGATTGGCGGTTTTAGCAAGCTTTGGGGTTGCGATTCTTTTCCAAGTCGTGCTCACTGGATTTGCCGCGATGGGAAGCGAAATGTACTTAAAGATCGGCATTATGTTTGTTTCGGCGATTTTGCTGACACAAATGGTCTTTTGGATGGCCGAGCATAGCCGCAATATGAAAAAAAGCATCGAAGGAAAGATGGATCAATTTATTACGACCGGCAATGTCGTTGGAATGGTTATTCATTCGTTTTTAGTTGTGCTCCGTGAAGGTGTCGAAACGGTCTTTTTCTTTGCCGCGATTACCCATGGAAACATCGGTGCGGCGATGAAAGGATGGGGAGCGGTGACAGGAATTGCGATTGCGGCGATCGTCAGCTACCTTTTCTTCAAAGGAACGATGCGCATTCCGCTGAAGACGTTCTTTAAAGTAACCGGAGCGTTCATCGTATTGATTGCCGCGGGACTATTAGTCCAAGGCATTTCCATGCTCCAGGATTTAAATATCATCGGCAGCGTGATGCCGCATGTATATGATTTAACATGGCTGCTTCCAGAACATCCGATTGATTATGAACATTATCTCCGCGATCATGGCGTCGCACCTGTCTTTTCAGGAGAAGTTGGCGTGTTTTTAAAAGCGCTCTTCGGCTATTCGTCCATGCCATCCATTGAAGAAATCATCGCCTATATTGGATATTTTGTCGTGATTTATTTATTAGTTACAAGCCGCAACACAAATAAGAAAAATGTGGAGCAATCCACAACCGTCCAAGCGCTTGAACCAAAAACGAAAAAGGTAATGTAA
- a CDS encoding glycosyltransferase family 2 protein, whose protein sequence is MKKQKVIVFLPAYNEEQSIGEVIRKIPRHFHPCVDVKVLVIDDGSTDNTAAAAREAGADYIYQMQENRGLGAAVRQGLRECLRLGADIGVMIDADNEYPAEQIPDLLAPIFAGEADYTMGSRFLGTIRGMKWHRRLGNYFFTFLQSLLLRTWIYDGQSGMRAFSRQAMEHAEIIHDYNYAQVITLNLVRKGFRVKEVPIRYQVRTTGQSFIKFRAYVTAVIPAIWKEMRRPVKKVVIDEDAHRLPSITEKQCS, encoded by the coding sequence ATGAAGAAGCAAAAAGTGATCGTCTTTTTACCAGCGTATAATGAGGAACAATCGATTGGCGAGGTCATTCGCAAGATTCCCCGCCATTTTCATCCTTGTGTGGATGTGAAAGTATTAGTGATTGATGATGGTTCGACCGATAACACAGCAGCAGCCGCGAGAGAAGCGGGTGCTGATTACATTTATCAAATGCAGGAAAACCGCGGGCTTGGTGCCGCTGTACGTCAAGGATTGCGGGAATGTCTCCGTCTCGGTGCGGATATCGGCGTGATGATTGATGCGGATAACGAATATCCGGCAGAACAAATCCCGGATTTGCTTGCTCCGATTTTTGCTGGAGAAGCGGACTATACGATGGGTTCGCGCTTTCTTGGCACGATTCGCGGGATGAAATGGCATCGCCGTCTTGGCAATTACTTCTTTACATTTCTGCAATCGCTTCTTCTTCGAACATGGATTTATGACGGTCAATCGGGAATGCGCGCCTTTTCCCGGCAAGCGATGGAGCACGCCGAGATCATCCATGATTATAACTACGCGCAAGTGATTACGTTAAATTTAGTCCGCAAAGGATTTCGCGTAAAAGAAGTGCCGATTCGCTATCAAGTGCGGACAACGGGACAGTCATTTATTAAATTTCGAGCGTATGTCACGGCTGTTATTCCAGCGATTTGGAAGGAGATGCGGCGGCCGGTAAAAAAAGTGGTAATTGATGAAGACGCCCACCGTCTTCCAAGCATAACTGAAAAACAATGTTCGTAG
- a CDS encoding alkaline phosphatase family protein, whose amino-acid sequence MKEASRLEKVAARCWNLLNEGKPFTPIFVIGTMAIYHLADFGTIEHMKHWLLGFLAVLPLFIIYYMYDYPLFLRNYLWIPYVVFLIVWQFADLKLLGLALGLYFFFTVFFWGTLYYHLRIGTSWWNFTRFWKLVLKNSDSTSGNAQEQLPKFLLLLSIWQYVYIQLEGEAGDLSLAGFAFYYAGVFLFSFLLHSQLFDWKPKIIPTYTNNASVPKEPINEKVIVIVIDGMRKDRFEQANAPFLKWLRQHGTEFAQMETVYPARTVVCFTSMFTGTYPFEHGIRSNMVWKLGIKVESIFDSLRKVGKTGRLLGIAHLVDSFGDDVETVTAVMHNDVADRNIIERAKRIMEEQDPDLLIVQLIATDQTGHSRGVLYEEYLQKIEEADALIKEYVEWLEQKGKLKNATLIICADHGQADGIGGHGHLDEGERFVPFFLYGPAIEQGKRIDEKKSLVSVAPTIAYLLGAPYPSHSRGPVLTEAIRKREAEDEEAKSDRLFTSV is encoded by the coding sequence ATGAAAGAAGCTTCAAGATTGGAAAAAGTAGCGGCGCGATGTTGGAATTTGCTGAACGAGGGAAAACCGTTTACACCGATTTTCGTTATCGGGACGATGGCGATCTACCATCTTGCCGATTTCGGCACCATCGAGCATATGAAGCACTGGCTCTTAGGTTTTCTCGCGGTGCTTCCACTTTTTATCATCTATTATATGTACGACTATCCGTTATTTTTGCGAAATTATTTATGGATTCCATACGTTGTGTTTTTAATCGTTTGGCAGTTTGCCGACCTTAAGCTGTTAGGCCTGGCGCTGGGTCTATATTTTTTCTTTACCGTCTTTTTTTGGGGAACGCTTTACTATCATTTGCGCATTGGTACATCATGGTGGAATTTTACCCGTTTTTGGAAGTTAGTGTTGAAAAATAGTGATTCGACAAGCGGAAACGCGCAAGAACAGCTGCCGAAATTTTTGCTGCTTTTGTCGATTTGGCAATATGTGTACATACAGCTGGAAGGGGAGGCAGGCGATCTTTCTCTTGCCGGCTTTGCGTTCTATTATGCGGGTGTTTTTTTGTTTTCTTTCCTCTTGCACAGCCAATTATTTGACTGGAAGCCAAAAATTATTCCGACATACACCAATAATGCCAGCGTTCCAAAAGAGCCAATCAATGAGAAAGTCATTGTGATTGTCATCGACGGCATGCGGAAAGATCGGTTTGAGCAAGCCAATGCGCCATTTTTAAAATGGCTGCGGCAACATGGGACGGAGTTTGCCCAAATGGAGACGGTCTATCCGGCGCGGACGGTCGTTTGTTTTACGTCGATGTTTACCGGAACCTATCCGTTTGAACACGGCATCCGCTCTAACATGGTATGGAAGCTTGGCATCAAAGTAGAAAGCATTTTTGATTCACTAAGGAAAGTAGGGAAAACGGGACGGCTGCTTGGCATTGCCCATCTCGTCGATTCGTTTGGAGATGATGTCGAAACGGTAACAGCGGTCATGCATAATGACGTAGCTGACCGTAACATCATTGAACGCGCCAAACGCATTATGGAAGAACAAGATCCTGATTTGCTCATCGTTCAATTAATTGCCACAGACCAAACAGGGCACAGCCGCGGTGTATTATACGAGGAATATCTTCAAAAAATAGAAGAAGCGGACGCGCTTATCAAGGAGTACGTTGAGTGGCTCGAACAGAAAGGAAAATTAAAAAACGCAACGTTAATCATTTGCGCCGATCACGGACAAGCGGACGGCATCGGAGGACACGGGCATTTGGATGAAGGAGAACGATTTGTGCCATTCTTCTTATATGGCCCGGCCATTGAGCAAGGAAAGCGGATCGATGAAAAGAAAAGTTTGGTGTCCGTGGCGCCGACGATTGCTTATTTGCTGGGCGCTCCGTATCCTAGCCATAGCCGCGGGCCCGTACTAACGGAAGCGATTCGAAAGAGGGAAGCAGAGGATGAAGAAGCAAAAAGTGATCGTCTTTTTACCAGCGTATAA
- a CDS encoding lysylphosphatidylglycerol synthase transmembrane domain-containing protein, whose translation MKRKHATIVVRLAGAGLALVFLWLTYRYFDGEELLRQLYLLFQRPDTLAWMLIIYGASFWLRALAWKSYVGKPISLIVYAKGIFFSLLINHIAPFKVGDIARVAVLAKQKDVSVDEAIHSVAVMRLLDMLVLCLLSAWGMYAYVHRFPAINATVIGVVGIIGVCAIAILLLRKSDVEWIRKHYHMIKSALRGRRGVYMVSMIALSWLCEAVVIYEMTNTLGMSLTFLESAWVNSITVSGQVFQIAPGGLGTYEAVMAFAITRIVPDWSGAYMAAMMTHAFKFAFSYLVGIAVLFMSPRDISFVWAAWKKGREKR comes from the coding sequence ATGAAACGTAAGCACGCAACGATAGTGGTGAGGCTGGCCGGAGCCGGGCTTGCCCTTGTTTTTCTATGGCTGACATATCGCTATTTCGATGGAGAAGAGCTTCTTAGGCAGCTCTACCTGCTTTTTCAAAGACCGGACACGCTGGCATGGATGTTGATCATATACGGCGCTTCTTTTTGGCTAAGGGCGCTGGCATGGAAGTCATACGTAGGAAAACCAATTTCTTTGATTGTATACGCCAAAGGCATCTTTTTCAGTTTGCTCATTAATCATATCGCTCCGTTCAAAGTAGGCGATATTGCCCGTGTCGCTGTTTTAGCAAAACAAAAGGACGTTTCTGTCGATGAAGCCATTCATTCGGTGGCGGTGATGCGGCTTTTGGACATGCTTGTTTTATGCCTTTTGTCCGCATGGGGAATGTATGCATACGTCCATCGTTTTCCTGCAATAAACGCAACGGTTATTGGTGTTGTCGGAATAATCGGTGTTTGTGCAATTGCTATTTTGTTGTTACGCAAATCGGATGTGGAATGGATTCGTAAACACTATCACATGATAAAAAGCGCGTTAAGAGGAAGACGAGGCGTCTATATGGTGAGTATGATTGCGCTTAGCTGGCTGTGTGAGGCGGTTGTCATTTATGAGATGACCAACACGCTTGGAATGTCGTTAACATTTTTAGAATCCGCGTGGGTCAACAGCATTACTGTTTCTGGCCAAGTGTTTCAAATCGCTCCAGGCGGGCTGGGGACGTATGAAGCGGTAATGGCGTTTGCAATTACGAGAATCGTACCGGACTGGAGCGGCGCGTATATGGCTGCGATGATGACCCATGCGTTTAAATTTGCGTTTTCTTATTTGGTTGGCATTGCCGTACTGTTTATGTCTCCAAGAGATATTTCGTTCGTCTGGGCGGCTTGGAAAAAAGGAAGGGAGAAACGATGA
- a CDS encoding NAD-dependent epimerase/dehydratase family protein encodes MKILVTGGAGFIGSHLVAKLLSFGHNVAVIDNFHPYYSVERKNRQFRELTGGSLPVYRIDLLDGEKTEKLFRRYQPDCVYHLAALPGVPNSLLKPLDYVDYDIKATINVLKASGEAGVGHVLFASSSSVYGNQGNVPLKEEMATGEVVSPYAAAKYGAESFCHAYAHLFGYQMTIFRYFTVYGPWGRPDMAISKFIRHLLHDEEIVVYGTQTARDYTFVDDVVSGMIAALGRRGGNDVFNLGSGRPITMERLLQELKTHFPTMKVRYAPERKGDVKATWADITKAERAFGYKPSVTFEDGLARTVAWARMYET; translated from the coding sequence TTGAAAATTCTCGTTACAGGGGGAGCCGGGTTTATCGGCAGCCATCTTGTTGCTAAATTGCTCTCGTTTGGGCACAATGTGGCGGTCATTGATAATTTTCATCCTTATTACTCTGTGGAACGAAAAAATCGGCAATTTCGTGAGTTGACGGGAGGAAGTCTTCCCGTTTATCGCATTGACTTATTAGATGGTGAAAAAACGGAAAAATTGTTTCGCCGCTATCAGCCGGACTGTGTATATCATTTAGCGGCGCTGCCGGGCGTTCCCAATTCGCTTCTTAAGCCGCTTGATTATGTCGATTATGATATTAAAGCGACGATTAACGTGTTAAAGGCATCGGGGGAAGCCGGAGTCGGGCATGTGTTATTCGCCTCTTCTTCGTCCGTCTACGGCAATCAAGGAAACGTACCGCTGAAAGAAGAGATGGCAACGGGAGAAGTCGTTTCGCCATATGCCGCCGCAAAATACGGAGCGGAGTCGTTTTGCCATGCGTATGCCCATCTATTCGGCTATCAGATGACGATTTTTCGCTATTTTACCGTATACGGTCCGTGGGGCCGTCCGGATATGGCAATCAGCAAGTTTATCCGCCATCTGTTGCATGACGAAGAGATTGTCGTGTACGGAACACAGACAGCAAGAGACTATACGTTTGTGGACGATGTCGTCAGCGGAATGATAGCGGCGCTCGGCCGTCGAGGCGGAAATGATGTATTTAATTTAGGATCGGGGCGCCCAATCACGATGGAGCGATTGCTGCAAGAACTTAAAACGCATTTTCCAACGATGAAGGTGAGATACGCTCCGGAGCGAAAGGGAGATGTGAAAGCGACATGGGCAGACATTACGAAAGCAGAGCGGGCGTTCGGATACAAACCAAGCGTAACGTTCGAGGACGGGCTTGCGCGGACGGTCGCGTGGGCAAGGATGTATGAAACGTAA
- the trxA gene encoding thioredoxin, whose translation MAIVNATDQTFAAETKEGLTLVDFWAPWCGPCRMVAPVLEEVDQVMGDKVKIVKVNVDENPETASKFGVMSIPTLLVFKNGELVDKTIGYQPKEALVQLLEKHV comes from the coding sequence ATGGCGATTGTAAATGCGACAGATCAAACATTTGCGGCAGAAACGAAAGAAGGCCTAACATTAGTCGATTTCTGGGCGCCATGGTGTGGACCTTGCCGCATGGTTGCGCCGGTTCTTGAAGAAGTAGATCAAGTAATGGGCGACAAAGTAAAAATCGTAAAAGTAAACGTCGACGAAAACCCAGAAACAGCGTCTAAGTTCGGCGTGATGAGCATTCCAACATTGCTTGTTTTCAAAAATGGCGAGCTTGTTGACAAAACGATCGGCTATCAGCCGAAAGAAGCGCTTGTTCAACTATTGGAAAAACACGTATAA
- a CDS encoding electron transfer flavoprotein subunit alpha/FixB family protein yields the protein MARKVLTLAEVRDGSLRNVSFEAIAAAKTIAQGGEVVSVLVGESVQSYANELFFHGADRVVVVEHPNLKNYTSDGYSQALKAVIDAENPEGIVLGHTSLGKDLSPKLAVKLNSGLVSDVVSVEEAGGNLIFTRPIYSGKAFEKKIVTDGVIFVTVRPNNIQPLERDESRSGEVSNVSVDIKDLRTIVKEVVRKTAEGVDLSEAKVIVAGGRGVKSAEGFKPLQELAEVLGGAVGASRGACDAGYCDYSLQIGQTGKVVTPDLYIACGISGAIQHLAGMSNSKVIVAINKDPEANIFKVADYGIVGDLFEVVPLLTEEFKKLKVHS from the coding sequence ATGGCACGCAAAGTACTGACGTTAGCAGAAGTTCGTGATGGATCATTAAGAAACGTTTCGTTTGAGGCGATCGCAGCGGCAAAAACGATTGCCCAAGGCGGGGAAGTCGTATCCGTCCTTGTCGGCGAAAGCGTCCAATCGTATGCCAATGAGTTATTTTTCCACGGCGCCGACCGCGTCGTTGTGGTAGAGCATCCAAATTTAAAAAATTATACATCTGACGGCTATTCTCAAGCACTGAAAGCAGTGATTGACGCGGAAAACCCAGAAGGGATCGTATTGGGCCATACCTCATTAGGAAAAGACTTATCGCCGAAATTAGCGGTCAAATTAAACTCTGGCCTTGTTTCCGACGTGGTGTCTGTGGAAGAAGCTGGGGGCAACCTTATCTTTACACGTCCGATTTACTCTGGAAAAGCGTTTGAAAAGAAAATCGTTACAGACGGCGTCATTTTTGTCACTGTTCGTCCGAACAACATTCAACCGTTAGAACGTGATGAATCGCGTTCCGGAGAAGTATCGAACGTTTCTGTCGACATTAAAGATTTGCGTACAATCGTAAAAGAAGTCGTTCGTAAAACAGCGGAAGGAGTCGACCTATCTGAGGCGAAAGTCATCGTTGCCGGCGGACGCGGTGTGAAAAGCGCGGAAGGCTTTAAGCCGCTGCAAGAGCTTGCCGAAGTATTAGGCGGTGCTGTCGGTGCATCACGCGGTGCGTGCGACGCGGGATATTGCGATTATTCGCTTCAAATCGGCCAAACTGGGAAAGTCGTTACGCCAGACCTTTATATCGCCTGCGGGATTTCCGGAGCGATTCAACATTTAGCTGGTATGTCGAACTCGAAAGTCATCGTAGCGATTAACAAAGACCCAGAGGCAAACATTTTCAAAGTCGCTGATTACGGTATTGTCGGAGATTTGTTTGAAGTTGTTCCGTTGTTAACGGAAGAATTTAAAAAATTAAAAGTGCATTCATAA